The following coding sequences are from one Gemmatimonadota bacterium window:
- a CDS encoding glycoside hydrolase family 32 protein translates to METHIRHAGDLAAALARDPHRPAYHFTPPAAWMNDINGALFWKGRYHIFYQYNPHGAYWHLIQWGHASSVDLVHWVHHPVALKPDADGPDRKGCFSGGALVSKEGVPVLIYYGNPDGLCLARSSDDLLIEWTKDPGNPVISEPEAGSADFGRYTMHDPCGWLANGLYYAAVNNRDPQGRGDAAFLFKSADLRNWEYVDVFYQSRRAWTEGGEDCAVPDFFPFGDRHMLLFCSHLVGSQYYIGKVRNERFLPEIHGRMSWEGGHLGGPRTLLDANGRRVFFDWIRELRGNDRERESGWSGAMTVPRLLSPGPGGQLQIDPVPELEVLRLDGRRRESIDVAADADVALEEIGGDCLELAIEIDPREAREVGVKVRRSPGGEEETAVSFDVAAAVLRVDVSRSSLDREIRYTRYRSLQPHLSESEQYVTAQEGPFELAPGEPLTLRIFLDRSILEVFANRRQCVTQRIYPTQPDSLGVSLFARGGAARFKSLQAWNLAPTRI, encoded by the coding sequence ATGGAAACCCATATTCGGCATGCTGGCGATCTCGCTGCCGCGCTGGCACGCGACCCGCACCGGCCGGCCTACCACTTCACACCGCCCGCGGCCTGGATGAACGACATCAACGGAGCCCTGTTCTGGAAGGGCCGTTACCACATCTTCTACCAGTACAATCCGCACGGGGCCTACTGGCATCTTATCCAGTGGGGCCATGCCTCCAGCGTCGACCTCGTACACTGGGTCCACCATCCTGTGGCGCTGAAACCGGATGCGGACGGACCGGACCGGAAGGGCTGCTTCAGTGGGGGCGCCCTGGTCAGCAAGGAAGGGGTGCCGGTCCTGATCTACTACGGCAACCCTGACGGCCTCTGTCTGGCCCGCAGCAGCGACGACCTGCTGATCGAGTGGACGAAGGACCCGGGCAATCCGGTGATCTCAGAACCGGAAGCGGGAAGCGCTGACTTCGGCCGCTACACCATGCACGACCCCTGTGGGTGGCTGGCGAACGGCCTTTATTACGCCGCCGTCAACAACCGGGACCCTCAAGGTCGGGGGGACGCCGCGTTCCTGTTTAAATCGGCGGACCTGCGCAACTGGGAGTACGTCGATGTGTTCTACCAGTCGAGGCGGGCGTGGACCGAAGGCGGCGAAGACTGCGCCGTGCCCGATTTCTTCCCCTTCGGCGACCGGCACATGCTTCTCTTCTGCAGCCATCTGGTGGGAAGCCAGTACTACATCGGAAAGGTCCGGAATGAACGGTTCTTACCCGAGATACACGGGCGCATGAGCTGGGAAGGGGGGCATCTCGGCGGTCCGCGGACTTTGCTTGACGCGAACGGCCGGCGTGTCTTCTTCGACTGGATCCGCGAGCTGCGCGGAAACGATCGCGAACGCGAATCCGGATGGTCGGGCGCGATGACCGTTCCCCGCCTGTTGTCGCCGGGACCCGGCGGTCAGCTGCAGATCGATCCCGTACCCGAGCTTGAAGTGCTGCGGCTGGATGGCCGCCGGCGTGAGTCTATCGACGTCGCCGCCGATGCTGACGTGGCACTCGAGGAAATCGGTGGGGACTGCCTGGAACTGGCCATCGAGATCGATCCCCGGGAGGCACGGGAGGTCGGCGTCAAAGTGCGGCGCTCCCCGGGAGGTGAGGAGGAAACGGCGGTCTCCTTCGACGTGGCGGCCGCCGTCCTGCGCGTCGACGTCAGCCGGTCGTCACTCGACCGCGAAATCAGATACACCCGATACCGCAGCCTTCAGCCGCACCTGTCAGAAAGTGAGCAGTACGTCACCGCCCAGGAGGGGCCGTTCGAACTGGCGCCGGGCGAACCGCTGACCCTGAGGATATTCCTGGACCGATCGATCCTCGAGGTCTTCGCCAACCGCCGGCAGTGCGTGACCCAGCGCATCTATCCGACGCAACCCGACAGCCTGGGCGTCAGCCTGTTCGCACGCGGAGGCGCGGCCAGGTTCAAGTCGCTGCAGGCCTGGAACCTGGCGCCGACGCGCATATGA
- a CDS encoding SDR family oxidoreductase → MLDAFRLDGKTALVTGCRRGIGRGLAEALAEAGADIVGVSASMESSGSEIEGAVTALGRRFAGYSVDLNDRDALYGFIHTVRNDFPVIDILVNNAGLTLRAPAAEHSDEYWDTVMNVNLNAPFILSREIGRDMVARGRGKIVFTASVLSFQGGITVPSYAASKGAVAQLVMALSNEWAAKGVNVNAIAPGYIATDLTSALQHDPERSRSISERIPAGRWGAPKDLGGAVVYLSSDASNYVHGAVLAVDGGWLGR, encoded by the coding sequence ATACTGGATGCATTCAGACTGGACGGCAAAACGGCCCTCGTAACCGGCTGCCGCCGGGGGATCGGCCGGGGACTGGCCGAAGCGCTTGCCGAGGCTGGTGCCGACATCGTGGGCGTAAGCGCGTCGATGGAGTCGTCCGGCAGCGAGATCGAAGGTGCCGTCACGGCCCTGGGCCGCCGGTTTGCCGGTTACAGCGTCGACCTGAACGATCGGGACGCGCTGTACGGCTTCATTCACACGGTCAGGAACGATTTCCCGGTCATCGATATCCTCGTCAACAACGCCGGGCTCACGTTGCGGGCACCCGCCGCCGAACATTCCGACGAATACTGGGACACGGTCATGAACGTCAACCTCAACGCGCCGTTCATCCTGAGCCGGGAAATCGGACGGGACATGGTCGCCCGCGGCCGCGGGAAGATCGTGTTCACCGCTTCCGTACTGTCCTTCCAGGGCGGCATCACCGTGCCCAGCTACGCGGCATCCAAGGGTGCGGTCGCGCAGTTGGTCATGGCCCTTTCAAACGAATGGGCCGCCAAAGGAGTCAACGTCAACGCCATCGCGCCGGGCTATATCGCCACCGACCTTACCTCCGCCCTGCAGCATGACCCGGAGCGTTCCAGGTCCATTTCCGAACGTATCCCCGCCGGCCGTTGGGGCGCGCCAAAAGACCTGGGCGGCGCCGTCGTCTACCTCAGTTCGGACGCTTCCAACTATGTCCACGGCGCGGTACTGGCCGTCGACGGTGGTTGGCTGGGCCGTTAG
- a CDS encoding phytanoyl-CoA dioxygenase family protein, which yields MPSQYAHLLTEEEKWHFDLHGYLHLRGVIAPNRLAHILEVVGHWLSVDESAIPAPVFRHRQEPYKTHLDHIQYGHRLFQELNADPAIIRVVAGLTMGMPRLFHCNFTKMDPAAPDDEDHQGYHRDDSGFKFPPGFRNPHNDYQAAGGEIYCSHLATWVALADVPEGTGFSLVPGSHKAAFATPDGLKVGHNPPVSITVPMDAGDVLVFSTHVLHDAAVWTLDYPRMNIFQRYQLSAYFNETGKGGLPFEEYRDQITEEEYELESLSKEEKAAVTRMRRHFDL from the coding sequence ATGCCGTCGCAATATGCCCATCTGCTGACGGAAGAAGAGAAGTGGCATTTCGACCTGCATGGCTACCTGCACCTGCGGGGCGTGATCGCGCCAAACCGCCTGGCGCACATCCTGGAGGTCGTCGGTCACTGGCTCTCCGTGGACGAATCCGCAATCCCCGCGCCGGTATTCAGGCACCGCCAGGAACCGTACAAGACGCACCTGGACCACATCCAGTACGGGCACCGGTTGTTCCAGGAACTGAACGCCGATCCGGCGATCATCCGCGTCGTCGCGGGGCTGACCATGGGCATGCCCCGGCTGTTTCACTGCAACTTCACGAAAATGGACCCGGCGGCGCCGGACGACGAGGACCACCAGGGCTACCACCGGGACGACAGCGGGTTCAAGTTCCCACCGGGATTCCGCAACCCTCACAACGATTACCAGGCGGCGGGCGGCGAGATCTACTGCAGCCACCTGGCCACCTGGGTCGCGCTGGCCGACGTGCCCGAGGGGACGGGGTTCAGCCTGGTGCCCGGCAGCCACAAGGCGGCCTTCGCCACGCCTGACGGGCTGAAGGTCGGCCATAACCCTCCCGTCTCGATCACCGTGCCCATGGATGCCGGTGACGTCCTCGTGTTCTCGACGCACGTACTGCACGACGCGGCCGTCTGGACCCTGGACTATCCGAGAATGAACATCTTCCAGCGCTATCAGCTAAGCGCCTATTTTAACGAAACGGGCAAGGGCGGACTGCCCTTCGAGGAATACCGGGATCAGATCACTGAAGAGGAGTACGAACTGGAATCGTTGAGCAAAGAGGAAAAGGCCGCCGTGACCCGGATGCGGCGACACTTCGATCTGTAG
- a CDS encoding peroxidase-related enzyme (This protein belongs to a clade of uncharacterized proteins related to peroxidases such as the alkylhydroperoxidase AhpD.) — MAWIRTIDESEAEGQLARIYQGSMRSWGGVDNIIKAHSLNVHALRAVMAFYKGLMHGDCDLTLGQREMIATTVSALNECEYUIRHHGEGLLREINDRELVDAIKKDYREADLDAADRAMLDYVRKLTLAPTATTESDIEQLREAGFGDKAILEINQITGFFAWCNRTVDGLGVELEAFWNDPDATNV, encoded by the coding sequence ATGGCATGGATACGTACCATCGATGAATCGGAAGCGGAAGGACAGCTGGCCAGGATTTACCAGGGCTCGATGCGATCCTGGGGCGGTGTGGACAACATCATCAAGGCGCACAGCCTGAACGTCCATGCACTGCGGGCGGTGATGGCCTTCTACAAGGGCCTCATGCACGGGGACTGCGACCTGACGCTGGGACAGCGGGAGATGATCGCGACGACGGTCTCTGCCCTGAACGAGTGCGAGTACTGAATCCGCCACCACGGGGAGGGGCTCCTCAGAGAGATCAATGACCGGGAACTGGTAGACGCGATCAAGAAGGACTACCGCGAGGCAGACCTGGACGCCGCCGACCGCGCCATGCTGGACTACGTGCGCAAGCTGACCCTGGCGCCCACTGCGACTACCGAGTCCGACATCGAACAGTTGAGGGAGGCCGGGTTCGGCGACAAGGCGATCCTCGAGATCAACCAGATCACGGGTTTCTTCGCCTGGTGCAATCGTACGGTGGACGGGCTGGGCGTGGAACTGGAAGCGTTTTGGAATGACCCTGACGCGACGAATGTCTAG
- a CDS encoding TauD/TfdA family dioxygenase, with amino-acid sequence MMDSFEVLPTGGALGAEVRGLDLRNKLDGETVRLLRGAFLEHGVLFFRGQEISQEDLVRFTRYFGRPVPHVRPQPDRPIEEIFVISNVTEDGKPIGALGSEEIPFHSDLSYLPEPGTISLLYALEIPDEGGETMWANGYASYEALDPDVKVHIDGLNAVHRHPIDALNTPEPTMHPVVRTHPETGRKVIYVSPHLTHHIAELEREGGQALLDELIAHATDAQFVWKHRWRVGDLVMWDNRCTMHRRTPFDNRQRRVMWRTQVFGAGTR; translated from the coding sequence ATGATGGATTCGTTTGAAGTCTTACCGACCGGCGGCGCACTCGGCGCGGAAGTGCGCGGCCTGGATCTGCGTAACAAGCTGGACGGAGAGACCGTACGTCTGCTGCGCGGCGCTTTTCTCGAACACGGCGTGCTGTTCTTTCGCGGCCAGGAGATCAGCCAGGAGGACCTGGTCCGCTTCACCCGGTACTTCGGAAGACCTGTACCCCACGTACGACCACAACCGGATCGTCCCATCGAGGAGATCTTCGTCATCTCGAACGTGACCGAGGACGGCAAGCCCATCGGAGCCCTCGGCAGCGAAGAAATCCCTTTCCATTCGGACCTGTCCTACCTGCCTGAACCGGGCACGATTTCATTGCTGTACGCGCTGGAGATACCTGACGAGGGTGGTGAAACGATGTGGGCGAACGGATACGCGTCCTACGAAGCGCTGGACCCCGACGTGAAGGTCCACATCGACGGCCTGAATGCGGTCCACCGTCATCCCATCGACGCGCTGAATACCCCGGAACCCACGATGCATCCGGTCGTCCGCACCCACCCGGAAACGGGACGCAAGGTAATCTACGTCAGTCCCCACTTGACGCATCACATCGCGGAATTGGAGAGGGAAGGCGGCCAGGCCCTGCTGGACGAGCTGATCGCCCATGCCACCGACGCACAGTTCGTATGGAAACACCGCTGGCGGGTCGGAGACCTGGTCATGTGGGACAACCGCTGCACCATGCACCGACGCACGCCCTTCGACAACCGGCAGCGCCGGGTCATGTGGCGCACACAGGTGTTCGGCGCGGGTACGAGATAA
- a CDS encoding MBL fold metallo-hydrolase yields MELSVVSGGVFKLDGGSMFGIVPKPLWEKICPPDEKNRITNDTNCLLIRKDGRLILVDTGYGDKMTDRDRGIYGMSGSTILGSLSDRGVSAEDIDLVILSHLHFDHAGGATRLDEDGRALPAFPNARYVVQKGEWEDALNDYGTMKTTYRPENYQPLMDRGVLTLVEGDVEIEEGIRVEVTGGHTRHHQLVKVDYGGTRAVYSGDILPMTTHLRAPYNMAYDLFPYDTMVAKMRLLRQAADEGWIIALDHDAKVASGRISCEGEDRYVIEPVALDPQSA; encoded by the coding sequence GTGGAACTGTCTGTCGTCAGCGGCGGCGTATTCAAACTGGACGGCGGGAGCATGTTCGGGATCGTTCCGAAGCCGCTCTGGGAGAAGATCTGTCCCCCCGACGAGAAAAACCGGATCACCAACGACACGAACTGCCTGCTGATCCGGAAGGATGGCCGGCTCATCCTGGTCGACACGGGCTACGGCGACAAGATGACCGACCGGGACCGGGGCATCTACGGGATGTCCGGTTCCACCATCCTGGGATCTTTGTCGGACCGGGGCGTATCCGCGGAGGACATCGATCTTGTCATCCTGAGCCACCTCCATTTCGACCACGCAGGCGGTGCGACTCGGTTGGACGAGGACGGCCGGGCCTTACCCGCTTTTCCCAATGCGAGGTACGTGGTGCAGAAAGGCGAGTGGGAGGACGCGCTGAACGACTACGGCACCATGAAGACCACCTACCGTCCCGAAAACTACCAGCCCCTGATGGACCGGGGCGTGCTGACCCTCGTGGAGGGGGACGTGGAGATCGAGGAAGGGATCCGCGTAGAGGTGACCGGCGGCCATACGCGCCACCATCAGCTGGTGAAGGTGGACTACGGCGGTACCCGGGCGGTCTACTCAGGCGATATCCTGCCCATGACGACCCACCTGCGTGCACCGTACAACATGGCCTACGACCTGTTCCCCTACGATACCATGGTCGCCAAGATGCGCCTGCTCCGGCAGGCCGCCGACGAGGGCTGGATCATCGCCCTGGATCATGATGCGAAGGTCGCTTCGGGCAGGATTTCGTGCGAGGGTGAAGACCGGTACGTAATCGAACCGGTGGCGCTGGATCCGCAGTCTGCTTGA
- the add gene encoding adenosine deaminase: MSLYDYIAAVPKADLHVHLEGSIQPSTLLMLAERHHVDLPADTEEGLRNWYRFRDFHHFIEVYVAITKCLRTVEDFELIVYEFGADMARQNILYAEVTFSPSTHLWINRVDQDVWFTGLTDGRRQVKEAFGCEINWVFDLVRNDYPERGRFDYTTEVAIEGMEDGVVALGLGGMEEGYPPAPFVPWFDRARSAGLHSAPHAGEHAGPESVWSAIHDLGAERIGHGVRAIEDPELVDYLAEHRIPLEISPTSNISLGLYPDAASHPLKALHEAGVTVTVNSDDPPLFNTSLTDEACLLADPWGFTRETIDEILLNGIRYSFLPDDRKQSMETAFRNEMCGLRNLAD, encoded by the coding sequence ATGTCCCTATACGACTACATCGCCGCCGTGCCGAAGGCGGACCTGCACGTGCACCTGGAAGGGTCCATTCAGCCGTCCACGCTGCTGATGCTGGCGGAACGGCACCACGTCGACCTGCCGGCGGACACGGAGGAGGGGCTGCGTAACTGGTACCGGTTCAGGGACTTCCACCATTTCATCGAGGTCTACGTCGCCATCACGAAGTGCCTTCGCACTGTAGAGGATTTCGAGCTGATCGTGTACGAATTCGGCGCCGACATGGCCCGCCAGAACATACTGTACGCCGAAGTGACCTTTTCGCCGAGCACCCACCTCTGGATCAACCGGGTCGACCAGGACGTCTGGTTCACCGGGCTGACGGACGGACGCCGCCAGGTAAAGGAAGCCTTCGGCTGCGAAATCAACTGGGTCTTCGACCTGGTGCGCAACGACTACCCCGAGCGGGGTCGGTTCGACTATACGACTGAGGTGGCCATCGAGGGGATGGAGGACGGGGTCGTCGCCCTGGGTCTTGGCGGGATGGAGGAAGGATACCCGCCCGCGCCTTTTGTTCCCTGGTTCGACCGGGCGAGATCCGCGGGGCTGCACAGCGCACCCCATGCCGGCGAGCACGCCGGTCCCGAGAGCGTCTGGAGCGCGATTCACGACCTGGGTGCCGAACGCATCGGGCACGGGGTGCGGGCCATAGAGGACCCCGAACTCGTCGATTACCTGGCGGAACATCGGATACCGCTTGAAATCAGCCCCACGAGCAACATCAGCCTGGGGCTCTACCCCGACGCGGCGTCTCATCCCCTGAAAGCACTTCACGAGGCGGGCGTAACCGTCACCGTCAACTCCGACGATCCCCCTTTGTTCAACACCTCGCTGACCGACGAAGCCTGCCTGCTCGCCGACCCCTGGGGGTTTACCAGGGAGACCATCGACGAAATCCTGCTGAACGGGATCCGGTACAGTTTTCTGCCGGACGATCGGAAACAGTCCATGGAAACCGCATTTCGCAATGAAATGTGCGGATTGCGGAACCTGGCAGACTGA
- a CDS encoding ATP-binding cassette domain-containing protein: protein MADGNEMLLQVRGLKKHFPVGGGLLRRHRAVIKAVDGVDLTLERGETLGLVGESGCGKTTIGRAILRLVDPSAGTATFHTALEEGEARSPHAVFDMKKGDLRRLRRQMQIVFQDPYGSLNPRMTVGALLREPLTVHGLSTRGEAGDRVTELLETVGLNPAHARRYPHEFSGGQRQRIGIARALAVRPELIIADEPVSALDVSIQAQIINLLKVLQDRFRLSYLFISHDLRVVRHISDRVAVMYLGKIVETATRDQLYAKPLHPYTGALLSAVPLPDPTLGRDRIILKGDVPNPANLPPGCPFHPRCPLAEVRCRTEVPVLEDKGNGHKAACHLV from the coding sequence ATGGCAGATGGCAATGAAATGCTGTTGCAGGTCCGGGGACTGAAGAAGCACTTCCCCGTGGGCGGCGGACTGCTGCGGCGCCACCGGGCGGTCATCAAGGCCGTCGACGGGGTCGACCTGACCCTGGAACGGGGCGAAACGCTGGGCCTGGTGGGCGAAAGCGGGTGCGGAAAGACCACGATCGGACGGGCGATCCTGCGCCTGGTCGATCCCTCCGCGGGAACGGCAACGTTCCATACGGCCCTGGAAGAAGGGGAAGCGCGCAGTCCGCACGCGGTCTTCGACATGAAAAAGGGCGATCTCCGGCGGCTGCGGCGCCAGATGCAGATCGTGTTCCAGGACCCCTACGGCTCCCTCAACCCGCGAATGACCGTCGGCGCCCTGCTCAGGGAACCCCTGACCGTGCATGGGTTGAGCACGCGGGGAGAAGCGGGCGACCGCGTGACCGAACTGCTCGAAACGGTGGGCCTGAATCCCGCCCACGCCCGCCGGTATCCCCACGAGTTCAGCGGCGGGCAGCGGCAGCGCATCGGCATTGCCCGGGCCCTGGCCGTCCGGCCCGAGCTGATCATCGCCGACGAACCCGTCTCGGCGCTCGACGTATCGATCCAGGCGCAGATCATCAACCTGCTCAAGGTGCTGCAGGACCGGTTCCGGCTGAGCTACCTGTTCATCTCCCACGACCTCCGCGTGGTACGCCACATCAGCGACCGGGTGGCCGTCATGTACCTCGGCAAGATCGTCGAAACCGCCACGCGGGACCAGCTTTATGCGAAGCCGCTGCACCCCTACACCGGGGCCCTGCTCTCGGCCGTGCCCCTTCCCGATCCCACGCTCGGCCGCGACCGGATCATCCTCAAGGGCGACGTCCCCAACCCGGCGAACCTGCCCCCGGGGTGTCCTTTCCATCCCCGGTGCCCCCTGGCGGAGGTCCGTTGCAGGACCGAAGTCCCCGTGCTGGAAGACAAAGGCAACGGACATAAGGCGGCGTGCCACCTGGTCTGA
- a CDS encoding ABC transporter ATP-binding protein, giving the protein MTNTILRVNDLKTYFDTESGVVRAVDGVSFEVEAGRTLGIVGESGCGKSMTAYSILGLVPQPPGRIAGGEVFFEDKDLLKLSPRQIRAIRGNDIAMIFQEPMTSLNPVFTVGEQIAEAVRLHRGADRKDAWRRAVELLDLVDIPLPEERAESYPHELSGGMRQRAMIAMAISCDPKLLIADEPTTALDVTIQAQILDVLRRLQEERGMGLMLITHDLGIVAEMAHEVLVMYAGQVVERADVNTLFGSPRHPYTRGLLASVPTMSSGAEELSTIEGTVPDPVDFPAGCRFAPRCDFAVEVCGRLQALEDAGGRHLVRCGEWQRVVQAETV; this is encoded by the coding sequence ATGACGAATACGATCCTGCGCGTAAACGATCTGAAGACTTACTTCGATACGGAGAGCGGCGTGGTGCGGGCTGTCGACGGCGTCAGCTTCGAGGTGGAGGCCGGCAGGACGCTGGGCATCGTGGGCGAGTCTGGCTGCGGCAAGAGCATGACCGCCTACTCCATCCTGGGACTGGTCCCGCAACCGCCCGGGCGCATTGCCGGAGGTGAGGTATTCTTCGAGGACAAGGACCTGCTGAAACTTTCTCCCCGGCAGATCCGGGCAATACGGGGCAACGACATCGCCATGATCTTCCAGGAACCCATGACGTCCCTGAACCCCGTATTCACCGTCGGTGAGCAGATCGCCGAGGCGGTCCGCCTGCACCGCGGCGCGGACCGGAAGGACGCCTGGCGGCGGGCTGTTGAACTGCTTGACCTGGTGGACATCCCGCTGCCGGAAGAACGGGCCGAAAGTTATCCCCACGAGCTCAGCGGCGGCATGCGACAGCGCGCGATGATCGCCATGGCCATTTCCTGTGACCCGAAGCTGTTGATCGCCGACGAACCCACCACGGCGCTGGACGTTACCATCCAGGCGCAGATTCTCGATGTACTGCGCCGACTTCAGGAAGAACGGGGCATGGGTCTCATGCTGATTACCCATGATCTGGGCATAGTAGCCGAGATGGCCCACGAGGTACTGGTCATGTACGCGGGCCAGGTCGTGGAGCGGGCCGACGTGAATACACTCTTCGGCAGTCCCCGCCATCCCTACACCCGCGGATTGCTCGCCTCCGTGCCGACGATGAGTTCGGGGGCGGAGGAGCTTTCGACCATCGAGGGCACGGTGCCGGACCCCGTGGACTTTCCGGCCGGATGCCGCTTCGCCCCGCGCTGTGATTTCGCGGTGGAAGTCTGCGGCCGGCTGCAGGCGCTGGAGGACGCGGGCGGCCGCCACCTCGTCCGTTGCGGCGAATGGCAGCGGGTCGTGCAGGCGGAGACGGTATAG
- a CDS encoding ABC transporter permease yields the protein MGSNPATRNRHDPANGAPADALMNEGGESFWRLTRKEFRKNRPALCSLYVLVAMAFLALTADLIAGNKPYYMVYQGETYFPAFRQYAVYTGLMDWPEELRTRRNFKRYEYSEAVFPLIPYAPDEIRLGARYERPGGDHPFGTDRLGRDVLSGLIHGTRYSLTIGLVSVGISLLIGVGLGALAGYLGGWTDLILSRVFELWAAIPPFFLIITAAAFFPPSLFWIMIIIGFTGWVGIARLTRSQFLQVRAFDYIAAARALGCSNLRIMAVHILPNAIAPVLIPAAFGVAGAILAESGLSFLGIGVPAEVITWGSLLAGARSNIAAWWLVIVPGFAIFITVTLYNLLGDGLRDALDPRQRGTA from the coding sequence GTGGGTTCGAACCCGGCCACCCGCAACAGACATGACCCGGCGAATGGTGCGCCGGCCGACGCCTTGATGAACGAGGGCGGCGAAAGCTTCTGGCGGTTGACGCGCAAGGAGTTCCGCAAGAATCGCCCGGCGCTCTGCAGTCTCTATGTCCTCGTGGCCATGGCCTTCCTCGCGCTGACCGCGGACCTGATCGCCGGCAACAAGCCGTACTACATGGTCTACCAGGGAGAGACCTACTTCCCGGCGTTCAGACAATACGCGGTGTACACCGGCCTGATGGACTGGCCGGAGGAGTTGCGGACGCGGAGGAACTTCAAGCGGTACGAATACAGCGAAGCGGTGTTTCCCCTGATCCCCTACGCGCCGGACGAGATCCGCCTCGGCGCCCGTTACGAGCGGCCGGGAGGCGACCACCCGTTCGGTACGGACCGGCTGGGCCGCGACGTGCTGTCCGGACTCATTCACGGCACGCGGTATTCGCTGACCATCGGGCTGGTATCGGTGGGCATTTCCCTGCTCATCGGCGTGGGACTCGGCGCGCTGGCGGGATACCTGGGCGGGTGGACGGATCTGATCCTGTCCCGTGTTTTCGAACTCTGGGCGGCGATCCCGCCCTTCTTCCTGATCATCACGGCGGCGGCTTTCTTCCCGCCGAGCCTCTTCTGGATCATGATCATCATCGGGTTCACGGGATGGGTGGGCATCGCCCGGCTGACCCGTTCCCAGTTTCTCCAGGTCCGGGCTTTCGACTACATCGCGGCCGCGCGGGCCCTGGGTTGTTCGAATCTGCGCATCATGGCCGTGCACATCCTGCCCAACGCCATTGCGCCCGTGCTGATCCCCGCGGCCTTCGGCGTAGCCGGCGCCATCCTGGCCGAATCAGGGCTGAGTTTCCTCGGTATCGGGGTACCCGCCGAGGTCATCACCTGGGGATCGCTGCTGGCCGGCGCGCGCAGCAATATCGCGGCCTGGTGGCTCGTAATCGTGCCCGGATTCGCTATTTTCATCACGGTAACCCTGTACAACCTGCTTGGAGACGGACTGCGCGACGCCCTGGACCCCAGGCAGCGCGGTACTGCTTGA